One Deltaproteobacteria bacterium genomic window, GTTCACAAGCCTGCCTTTTCCCGAAGCTCGTCAGCCATGTCCGTTCTCTCCCAGGTAAAATCTGGATCATTCCGGCCAAAGTGGCCGTAACAGGCAGTCTTTTTATAGATAGGCCTCAGGAGCTTGAGGTGGCGTATCATATCGGCCGGCTTGAAGCTGAAGCTGTCTCTGACGATCTCGGCAATGCGATCAGGGGGTATTTTGCTGGTGCCATAAGTATCTATCATCAGGCTCACCGGCTCAGCAACACCTATGCAATAAGCAATTTGTACTTCACATCGTTCGGCCAGACCTGCTGCCACGACATTCTTGGCAACGTAGCGGGCCATATAAGAGCCGCTGCGATCAACCTTGGTGGGGTCCTTGCCGGAAAAACAACCTCCTCCATGGCTGCCCTGCCCTCCGTAAGTGTCGACGATAATTTTCCGCCCGGTGAGGCCGCAGTCTCCCATGGGCCCCCCGATGACAAATCTGCCTGTGGCATTGATAAAATATTTTGTCTGATCGTCCAACATGTGTTCGGGTATTACCTTGCGAATTACTTCTTCGAGGATTCCCTCACGCAGAGTGTCGTATTTTACCTGGGGAACGTGCTGGGCGGCCACCACTACCGTGTCCACCCTTCTCGGCTTATGCGCGTCATATTCCACCGTCACCTGAGCCTTGCCGTCGGGCCGGAGAAAATCGAGCACTCCCGTCTTTCTCACTTCTGCGAGGCGACGGGTTATTCGATGGGCGTAGTATATGGGCATGGGCATCAGCACCGGGGTTTCGTCACAGGCATAGCCGAACATCAGTCCCTGGTCGCCCGCGCCCTGTTCTTCAAAAAGACCCTCACCCGGAGTAACTCCTTGAGAAATGTCCGGGGATTGTTTGTCTATGGAGGTGAGCACTGCACAGGTTTCCCAGTCGAATCCCATACCGGAATTGTTGTAGCCGATCTCCCGGATGGTATCCCTGACTATATGGGGCATATCCACCCAGCAGTCAGTGGTAATCTCCCCGGCAATTATGGCCATACCGGTGGTGACCAGGGTCTCACAGGCCACCCGGCATTGCTTGTCCTGAGCCATAATGGCATCTAGAATGGCGTCAGAAATTGAATCCGCCACCTTGTCAGGATGGCCTTCAGTCACAGATTCAGAAGTGAACAGGAAATGAGTCATTGACATGAGCTTGGGCCTCCTTGTTCTCCCTGAGTCTCAGCCTTTTACTCAGGAAGATTCTGGGTACAGATAACAACCTTGAATAACGAGACAAGAACTCGCATTATCTAATGCTCACCAGCCCTGCCATTTCACCGCAGGGCGGTGAATTGGAGGTCGCTGTCACCGGCAACAGTGAGCCCGGACCTTTCCAGGCAGTAATTACCTGCCCGAACCATCCTTCATTCATCTCCCACAGGAGCAAGAACCTCCAGGCCCACAAAGGGCATACCTCCGGGAGTATTCCACACAGTCCTGCCTGGAGATTGACATGATTCCAGCTTCAGACCGCTGTTGCCACTGTTCTGTCCACCGGTCTGTTTGCTTCGTCCAGAAATACCAGTCGAGGCTCATGGCAAGCAGCCTCTTCCGCCTCGAACAGAGCATAGGTGGTAATGATGACAAGATCACCCGGTTCTCCTTTGCGGGCAGCTGCCCCATTGAGGCATATCTCTCCTGAGCCCGCCTTGCCCTCTATCGCATAGGTATCGAAGCGCTCGCCATTGGAAAGGTTATAGACCTTTACCTGCTCATACGGCGCAATGTCTGCCAATGCCATGAGGGTGGCATCAATTGTCAGGCTGCCTTCGTAGTCCAACCTTGCCTCGGTAATCCTGGCCCGGTGAATTTTGGCCTTGAGAAGAATTCTTTGCATGGCCCTGCTCCCTTTCATTTGAATGCTACTCTGTCCTGGCACTGGCAACAGGCAAAAGGCCATGCAAAAAGCCTTCAAGACAGTAGTCTAGAAGGCTCGACAGTTCCAGCAGTTTCAGAGGCATGCTGCCTCTGCCAGTATGATTTCGAACTGTTGGCCAATTTCCCGTCTCAGTCCACCAGGGGATCCAAGCGGATCATATTCAATGAAATTTTTAGACTATCATGATCCATATATATCGTCAAGCAACTGGGCCCATAAATTTCTCCGCTGTTCTATTGCTCGAGACGAGATGCCAACTCCTTGGCCAATTTGAGGAATTCCTCCAGGGCCAGACTTTGCGGCCGACACCCTGGATCGATGCCACTCTGGCGCGCCGCCTTCTCTGCCACCTCGGCCGTCAGGCCCGGAAGGCCACTCATTCTCAAGCTGTTTTTCAGGGTCTTGCGGCGGTGGCCAAAGGCTGCCTTCACCACGGTGAATAACCAGCCAGGGTCTACCTCCAGCGTATCAGGCCACGGCCGAAACTGCAGTTGTACAACCATTGAGCTCACCCGGGGTTGCGGATAGAACTGGGTGGGCTTGAGCCGCATCAACCGACTTCGTTCACAGTGGTAGGCGGCCATGACAGACAGAATGCCATGCTCCTTGCTGCCGGGACGAGCCAGCAGCCTCTGGGCAACCTCCTGTTGCAACATGAACACTGCTCTCTCCACATATTGCGCCGACTCCATAACCTTGAACAGCAGCGGACTGCTGATGTTATATGGCAGATTACCTGCAAGCTTCAATTTCTTGCCAACTATGCTGCTCAAACGCGGCAGATCCAGCTCGAGAATGTCCATGCAGATCGTAGAAAGCAGACCGGCAGCAGCCGCAGTCGAGAATTTCTTCCCCAAAAACAGCGCCAGGTCCGGATCGATTTCCACTGCCATAACTCTGGCACCGCTTTGCAGCAGTGGTTCGGTGAGGGCTCCAAAGCCTGCACCAATATCGACAACCCAATCTCCTGGTCCTGGCTGGATGGCCCCGGCAATTTTGACTGCTGTTCTGGGATTGACCAGAAAATGCTGTCCCAGTCTCTTTGCCGGCCTCCGCCCCATAGTCTTCAGCGCTCGGCGTGGAGATGTCATCACTCCGACTCCCTGTTGGGATTTGCTGCCTGGTCTGCTCGTTGTGCCGCTGCCTTCTGCCTGAAACCCTGGAAGCGGGGTGAATTGGTAAAGCGAAAGGTCAAGACATAGGCCAGGATGGCGGGCACAATTCCAAGTATAACTCCCCCCAGGAGCATGGTGAGCAGCACATCTCCACCAAGTCGACAGATGGTGAGCAGCGAGTAGTCGGGTGGCAGTTGGAATTCAGGCCGACTCAAAAAGAAGTGTCCTACCTTGTAGGCAGCATAGTAGAAGATTGGTATGGTCAAAGGATTGCTCAGCCACACTCCCAGGGCGGCGGCCAGCTTGCTCGCCCTGAAAATCAGTGCCAGGCTGACGGCCAGAACTGTATGAAAGGGTATGGTAGGCGTCAAGGAGATGAATACCCCTATGGCCATGCCAAGTGAAATTTCATGCGGTTTCCCCCGCAGCTCCTGAAGCTGCCGGAGAAATTCTTGCCACCAGAAGCGGGGACTCAGAGCCTGGCGCTGCCACAGTCGGGGTATCATGGCTCTCCTGTCAAGGCAGTTTTCCTCTGGATGCTGGGAGGCCGCCCACTTATCGCAGAGTCAGATAGCCAGCATCTTCTCAACGGCTGAAAGAGCCTTTTTCCTTATCTTTGCCGGCACTTCGATGCGGGGTTCGAGCTCCTCGAGAGACCTGAGCACTTTCTCCAGGCTGATCCGTTTCA contains:
- a CDS encoding DUF2062 domain-containing protein → MIPRLWQRQALSPRFWWQEFLRQLQELRGKPHEISLGMAIGVFISLTPTIPFHTVLAVSLALIFRASKLAAALGVWLSNPLTIPIFYYAAYKVGHFFLSRPEFQLPPDYSLLTICRLGGDVLLTMLLGGVILGIVPAILAYVLTFRFTNSPRFQGFRQKAAAQRADQAANPNRESE
- a CDS encoding methionine adenosyltransferase, which codes for MSMTHFLFTSESVTEGHPDKVADSISDAILDAIMAQDKQCRVACETLVTTGMAIIAGEITTDCWVDMPHIVRDTIREIGYNNSGMGFDWETCAVLTSIDKQSPDISQGVTPGEGLFEEQGAGDQGLMFGYACDETPVLMPMPIYYAHRITRRLAEVRKTGVLDFLRPDGKAQVTVEYDAHKPRRVDTVVVAAQHVPQVKYDTLREGILEEVIRKVIPEHMLDDQTKYFINATGRFVIGGPMGDCGLTGRKIIVDTYGGQGSHGGGCFSGKDPTKVDRSGSYMARYVAKNVVAAGLAERCEVQIAYCIGVAEPVSLMIDTYGTSKIPPDRIAEIVRDSFSFKPADMIRHLKLLRPIYKKTACYGHFGRNDPDFTWERTDMADELREKAGL
- the rsmA gene encoding ribosomal RNA small subunit methyltransferase A translates to MTSPRRALKTMGRRPAKRLGQHFLVNPRTAVKIAGAIQPGPGDWVVDIGAGFGALTEPLLQSGARVMAVEIDPDLALFLGKKFSTAAAAGLLSTICMDILELDLPRLSSIVGKKLKLAGNLPYNISSPLLFKVMESAQYVERAVFMLQQEVAQRLLARPGSKEHGILSVMAAYHCERSRLMRLKPTQFYPQPRVSSMVVQLQFRPWPDTLEVDPGWLFTVVKAAFGHRRKTLKNSLRMSGLPGLTAEVAEKAARQSGIDPGCRPQSLALEEFLKLAKELASRLEQ
- a CDS encoding aspartate 1-decarboxylase — protein: MQRILLKAKIHRARITEARLDYEGSLTIDATLMALADIAPYEQVKVYNLSNGERFDTYAIEGKAGSGEICLNGAAARKGEPGDLVIITTYALFEAEEAACHEPRLVFLDEANRPVDRTVATAV